From the genome of Deltaproteobacteria bacterium:
GGGCTGTTCAAGGGCATGCCCGAACCGCCGAGCCTCGGCCAGTCGCTTCGCAGCGCGTCGGCGAGCATGAATGCCGCGTCGCAGATGCTCGCGGCCCAGACGCAGGCTCAGGCGCTCGGCGCTTCCGGAGTCGATGCGACGGCGCAGGTGATGGCCGTGCGCGACACCGGCACGCTCATCAACTACGACCCGGTCGTCGAGATGGACCTGCTGGTCACGCGCGGCGAAGCGCCACCCTACCCCGTCATGGGGCACCGTCAGATCGTCTCGAAGATCCTGATCGGTCGCCTCATCCCCGGCGCGTCATTCAAAGCCAAGGTCGATCCGGCAAACCCGAATCAGCTTCAGATCTCGTGGGTCTGAACGGCCGTTTGACAGGCCTCGGACGCGAAACCTAGTATCCGCCATCCGATCGATTCGCGATCAGCGGCCCTGTCGGGTCTTCAAAAACTCAATGGAGCGAACGTGGGCGCCACGAGATCCGTGCGTGCGTTTGTCATCTGTGCAGTGACGGGCACTCTGCTGACGTTGGGCATCGTCGCGGCTCGTGCCGGCGACGCCCAGAAGGTCACCATCGCTGCGGCGGCGGACCTCAAGTTCGCCATAGGGGACATGCTCGCCGAGTTCAAAAAGGCACAGCCGGGCTGCGCGGTCGAGGCGGTGTACGGCTCATCCGGCCAGTTCCACACACAGATCACGCAGGGTGCGCCGTTCGATCTTTTCTTCTCCGCCGATATTTCGTTTCCGAAGATGCTGGCGGAAAAGGGGCTTGCGGGCTCGGAGGTGAAACCCTATGCGGTCGGTCGTATTGTGCTGTGGAGCGTTGTGAAGGACGCGTCGAAGATGAAGCTCGCGGATCTCACCGATCCGTCGATCGCGCGCATCGCCATCGCCAATCCCAAACACGCGCCATACGGCCGGCGCGCCG
Proteins encoded in this window:
- the modA gene encoding molybdate ABC transporter substrate-binding protein — encoded protein: MVAARAGDAQKVTIAAAADLKFAIGDMLAEFKKAQPGCAVEAVYGSSGQFHTQITQGAPFDLFFSADISFPKMLAEKGLAGSEVKPYAVGRIVLWSVVKDASKMKLADLTDPSIARIAIANPKHAPYGRRAEEALRAAGIWDQIESKLVYGDNIAHTAQLVESKNAQVGIIALSLAMSPALAKQGGHAPIDETLHKPLEQGFVLTKRAAKNACAAKVSDFMGEKTARDIMVRYGFALPGESAAK